The stretch of DNA AGATACCAACTAGCCGTTTGGTAATGACGACTTTGAACGAGGAGCACGATTTCATTAATCATCGTGGAAAAGGTGGTCAAGCCACCCATAATACCGGTGCCAAGAAATAACTGCCAAAGCATGGGTAGCGAGCTGGTCATATCCCAGCCCAGTAATAAGGCGCCAACTAAATTAAGGCTTAGGGTTGCCCAAGGGAGGGCGTGGCGCTGATTCAATGGTTTGGTGAGTTGCATGACCGTGTAGCGAATCAGTGCTCCTAGAGCAGCACCTAAACTGACAATACTGATCATGATTAACATTAGAATTTGCCCTCCGGTAACCAGTGTGTGCTCAATAAATTACCGGCAATGCCGGCTAACAGACCCAAGCCTAGACTGGCCGAAATATAGGCCAACACTAAAACGCTATGTCCTTGTTGCATGAGCTGTAGCGTTTCAAATGTGAATGTTGAGAAAGTGGTGAAACTGCCAATTAGGCCGACACTCATACCGGTAATCACTGATTCAGATAATGGCAATTTTGCCGGAAGTAATGTTGTGACGAGGCTGAGTAGAAAGGCTCCCGTGATGTTAATCAGAACGGTGAGCCAGAAATGTTGTGGCCAGCTGACAAGTAGATTGAGCCACTCCCGTAACCCACCACCCAACAGTGCGAAAATGATAATTGCAAAAACTTTTTTCAATGGGCGTCATCCTTTCAGAAAATAAGTCTAGTTTACACTAGATCACTTACTTGTGTGAGTTGCAAAACAAGTTAAAACATGCTAATCTATGAATCAACTTATGAAAACACGGGGTATTCAGCCAATGCGTAACTAATTAATTCTAGTAAATTACCAGTCAATCACCTAATCAACAGGGGTGGACTGTCTTTTTCGGGATTAATTCGTTATGCTGGCGGAATACCAATGCCAGCGGTCTCTAATCGAGAGCGTTTTTTTGTGCATAGCTTTAATCCCTGAACCTAAGGGGGAATTTTGAATGACTGAAATAAAATTATCAAATATTGAAAAACTAATTAATGGCCGACTGTTATTTACCATTCCGCAACTATTAGCGACTGGGCGCGATCATATTGGCATTGTTGGCCGGAATGGTGCTGGCAAATCGACATTAGCACATCTGTTAACAGGTGCTGACCAAGACTACACCGGTCAACGATTGGTGGACGCACCAGTAACTTATG from Lactiplantibacillus brownii encodes:
- the crcB gene encoding fluoride efflux transporter CrcB gives rise to the protein MLIMISIVSLGAALGALIRYTVMQLTKPLNQRHALPWATLSLNLVGALLLGWDMTSSLPMLWQLFLGTGIMGGLTTFSTMINEIVLLVQSRHYQTASWYLSLSLVGGLAMVWLGTLL
- a CDS encoding fluoride efflux transporter FluC, which produces MKKVFAIIIFALLGGGLREWLNLLVSWPQHFWLTVLINITGAFLLSLVTTLLPAKLPLSESVITGMSVGLIGSFTTFSTFTFETLQLMQQGHSVLVLAYISASLGLGLLAGIAGNLLSTHWLPEGKF